The sequence below is a genomic window from Bacteroidetes Order II. bacterium.
GAACCCTGAATCTAGGCCCCCAAACTCCTTCTTCGGTACCTTTACCAACGGCAATAATCATATTTATTTCTGCTTTTCTCGGGAGATTTAAAGCTCGCTTCACTCGATTTTTATCAAAACCTTCCATCGGGCAAGTATGAAATCCTTCCGCTGCAACTGATAACATAAAGGTTTGAGCAACAAGTGCACAGGATTTATGTACTACTATGCGCTGTCTAGATAGACCTCCAGTTCTATAGAAAGGCTTTCTTAACCCCATAAAAAAACTAATACTTTTCCTAATTAAGGTCATAAATCCGAACGGATCGTTTGCGTAAACGAGTGGTATTAATTTTCTGTAGTAATTTATAGCGCTTTTTTGCAGTATGTTCGGTTCACCACCAATGGTAGATTTTATTTTTTCTAAGTTCCATTTTGCCCTTTCGCGCCACTTATCTCTTCTTGTAACAAATACAACCAAGTGTTGCGCTGTTTTTGCCGCACGTTGATTAAGGCATAATGGGACATATTTTTCTAATTCGGGTTTTGATTTTATCCAATGAAA
It includes:
- a CDS encoding nitroreductase family protein, producing the protein MYSKEFQEIINFRRSNRSFDQAIEVPDDVMRKSLERAVLSPNSSNMQLWEFHWIKSKPELEKYVPLCLNQRAAKTAQHLVVFVTRRDKWRERAKWNLEKIKSTIGGEPNILQKSAINYYRKLIPLVYANDPFGFMTLIRKSISFFMGLRKPFYRTGGLSRQRIVVHKSCALVAQTFMLSVAAEGFHTCPMEGFDKNRVKRALNLPRKAEINMIIAVGKGTEEGVWGPRFRVPNEEVIFEH